GGTCGAGGGATAACCATGACAGCATTTAATTCCCCAATCCGTTCTGCCTCATACATTCCTGCTTCTACAGCCACAGCGACATTTGCTACAGAACCACGAATAATGGCTGTACACAAACCACCGCCAATTTTTTCATAGGCTGCTAATTGAACATCGGCTGCTTTTAACATCGCATCAGCTGCCCCTACCATGGCTGGGAAGCCCCGTGTTTCTACTAATCCAATGGCTTGATTACTTAAGCGACTATAGCTGCTACCTTCGCTTAATTCAGTGATGCGGCTGGTTATGGGTAGGACAATATTTAAATTCGGAAAAGGGCGGGGAATTACTAAACTAGAAACGTACTGGTCAAACTGCTTGGCTGTTTGTTCTCCAGATTCCACAGCTAGACGTACATCCGCGATTCCACCTCGAACGATCGCCGTGCAATGTCCTCCACCAATTTTTTCGTAGCCGATTAAATGTACGCCTGCGGACTTGAGCATCATATCAGCAGTACCAACGATCGCTGGAAAGCTTAGGGTTGAGACCAATCCTAGGGCTGTATCCTGATAGCGATCGCGTTGCCGTGACGCTTGACTGTATGCTTCCATGCAAATTCTCCAGGAAGATAAATAAGGTCTGGGGGATTGGGTACTGGAAGTAAATTAATCCAGAATGCTGGTGAGAAAAATTAACATAGAAAGATTTGTCGAGAGAAAGTCAGTAAGGAGAAAATTTTCCATACCAAACATTTCAATTCCCACACCCTCAATAGCATAGTTGCCGAATCCCTATACTTAATCTAACTATTCCTCAGAGTTTGGGCTATGGAAAGACTGGCGGTGGGGAAATAATGTCACTAATAATCGCTGAATACTTCCTTGTCCATATATGTGAGCGCCAAAACTATTTGCTGATTCTGTAGGTGATTCAGAAGTAGTTTCAGGATTAATTGCGGAAGAAACTTCTTCTGAAGTTTCGGGATGATTATCTGAGTGATTTTCTTCTGGTTGTTGAGTGAGAATGGGGGAGTCAGGATTAGTAGGTACGGAGTTATCTTCACTATCCCAATAATCTTGATTTTCCAGTTCTAAACTGATGTGTACCTTTTCTATCTGAGTTCCTGTTAGTAACTGAACTTGCTCTATTAGAGGTGTTGTGTTTTCTGGAAGCATTTCATGGCGACTGTCATCACCTAAAACAGAACCAGGAGCGATAATTTT
The Calothrix sp. 336/3 DNA segment above includes these coding regions:
- a CDS encoding carbon dioxide-concentrating mechanism protein CcmK, with protein sequence MEAYSQASRQRDRYQDTALGLVSTLSFPAIVGTADMMLKSAGVHLIGYEKIGGGHCTAIVRGGIADVRLAVESGEQTAKQFDQYVSSLVIPRPFPNLNIVLPITSRITELSEGSSYSRLSNQAIGLVETRGFPAMVGAADAMLKAADVQLAAYEKIGGGLCTAIIRGSVANVAVAVEAGMYEAERIGELNAVMVIPRPLDELEETLPVASCWIEERQPLKFPLDIKEPIKEMELIQLPPIQEVEFVELPQRNQLAEKIIEEYYGNDDEGRP
- a CDS encoding transferase codes for the protein MSVPPLRLGDNFDSYISGEVIIHPSAAIAPGVILQAAPNSKIIIGAGACIGMGAILTVDQGTLEIQTGANLGAGFLMVGQGTIGANACIGSATTVFNCSVESGKIIAPGSVLGDDSRHEMLPENTTPLIEQVQLLTGTQIEKVHISLELENQDYWDSEDNSVPTNPDSPILTQQPEENHSDNHPETSEEVSSAINPETTSESPTESANSFGAHIYGQGSIQRLLVTLFPHRQSFHSPNSEE